A genomic region of Trichothermofontia sichuanensis B231 contains the following coding sequences:
- the mutS gene encoding DNA mismatch repair protein MutS yields the protein MTDPAPADFPIPDLPEHLKQTVRFADHRLVDRDSLTPMMRHYAEVKDQYPHTLLLYRMGDFFECFFQDAIIVARELELTLTSKDAGKDVGRVPMAGIPHHALDRYSVLLVEKGFAIAICDQVEDAASAQGPLVRREVTRVITPGTILEEGMLKARQNNYLAAVVIAGQHWGLAYADISTGEFLTTQASDLEQLVQELNRLQPSEVLVPTNAPDIGGMLRPGERSPLLPDCLPPQFCYTLRPQHPFVQTEARQRLLQRFRVRTLEGMGCDHLPLAVRAAGGLLEYLEDTQKETPLLLQPLTTYALTEYLILDSQTRRNLEITQTVRDGTFHGSLLWALDRTVTAMGSRALRRWLLQPLLDRAEIEARQQTIQELVTHGVLRQELQGVLKQIYDLERLAGRAGSGTANARDLVALAASLERLPELAVRVAKAESPYLKAIQQIPPELEQLGQYLRAHLVESPPLHLGEGNLIRDGVNPQLDALRQQLVDDQHWLANLEVSERERTGIPTLKVGFNKAFGYYISISRAKAVQAPDDYIRKQTLTNEERYITPELKDRETRIFNAREQLNQLEYEIFIGLRQKVALEADRIRTIARSVAAVDVLVALAEVAIYQGYCCPQMVEGRELTIVGGRHPVVEQSLPAGFFVPNSTALGCDEVEVKKRTESRPDLIILTGPNASGKSCYLRQVGLIQIMAQMGSFIPAKSATLGICDRIFTRVGAVDDLATGQSTFMVEMSETANILNHATPKSLVLLDEIGRGTATFDGLAIAWSVAEYLATEIRARTIFATHYHELNELASILSNVANYQVTVKELPDQIIFLHQVQPGGADRSYGIEAGRLAGLPPSVIQRAKQVMQQIEKHSKIAVGLRKSALGNGKVQEQSTALSVDAQPIEQLDMFRGS from the coding sequence ATGACTGATCCTGCCCCTGCTGACTTCCCTATCCCCGACTTGCCTGAACACCTCAAGCAAACGGTGCGCTTTGCTGATCACCGTCTGGTTGATCGTGACAGTCTCACCCCCATGATGCGCCACTACGCGGAGGTAAAGGACCAGTATCCCCACACGCTGCTCCTGTACCGCATGGGGGACTTTTTCGAGTGCTTTTTCCAGGATGCGATTATCGTTGCCCGTGAGTTGGAACTGACTCTCACCAGTAAAGATGCGGGCAAAGATGTGGGACGAGTGCCGATGGCTGGGATTCCCCACCATGCCCTCGATCGCTACAGTGTGCTGCTGGTGGAAAAGGGCTTTGCGATCGCCATTTGTGATCAGGTGGAGGATGCAGCCAGTGCCCAGGGACCGCTGGTGCGGCGGGAGGTGACGCGGGTGATTACCCCCGGCACAATCCTGGAGGAAGGGATGCTCAAGGCGCGACAGAATAATTACCTGGCGGCTGTGGTGATCGCTGGTCAGCACTGGGGATTGGCCTACGCCGACATTTCTACTGGGGAATTTTTGACGACCCAGGCCAGTGATCTGGAACAGTTAGTCCAGGAACTGAACCGCCTGCAACCATCGGAAGTGCTGGTGCCGACCAATGCCCCTGATATTGGCGGGATGTTGCGACCGGGGGAGCGATCGCCGCTGCTGCCCGATTGTCTGCCGCCCCAGTTTTGCTATACCCTGCGGCCCCAACATCCCTTTGTGCAAACCGAAGCTCGCCAACGGTTACTGCAACGCTTCCGGGTACGGACCCTTGAAGGCATGGGCTGTGATCATTTACCCCTGGCGGTACGGGCGGCGGGCGGCTTGCTGGAGTATTTAGAAGATACCCAGAAGGAAACGCCGCTGTTATTGCAACCCCTGACGACCTATGCCCTCACGGAGTATTTAATTCTCGATAGCCAAACCCGGCGCAATTTGGAAATTACCCAAACGGTGCGGGATGGCACTTTTCACGGGTCGCTGCTCTGGGCCTTGGATCGCACGGTTACGGCAATGGGATCACGGGCACTGCGGCGCTGGTTATTGCAACCGTTGCTCGATCGGGCTGAAATTGAGGCCCGCCAACAAACGATTCAAGAATTGGTCACCCATGGGGTTTTACGCCAGGAACTCCAGGGTGTTTTGAAGCAAATTTATGACCTTGAACGGCTTGCCGGTCGGGCAGGGTCGGGGACGGCAAATGCCCGTGATTTAGTGGCGCTGGCGGCTTCGTTGGAACGATTACCGGAATTAGCGGTGCGAGTGGCTAAGGCCGAGTCTCCCTATCTCAAAGCCATCCAGCAGATTCCGCCGGAGTTGGAGCAGTTGGGGCAATACCTGCGAGCGCACCTGGTTGAATCGCCGCCTTTACATTTGGGGGAAGGCAACTTAATTCGGGATGGGGTGAATCCCCAACTGGATGCGCTGCGGCAACAATTGGTTGATGATCAACACTGGTTAGCCAATCTAGAGGTGAGCGAACGGGAACGGACGGGGATTCCAACTTTGAAGGTTGGGTTTAATAAGGCATTTGGTTATTACATCAGTATTTCTCGTGCGAAGGCTGTCCAGGCTCCTGATGATTATATCCGCAAGCAAACTTTGACGAATGAGGAGCGATATATTACTCCCGAACTCAAGGATCGGGAAACCCGTATTTTTAATGCCCGTGAGCAACTTAACCAATTGGAATATGAAATTTTTATTGGCCTGCGGCAAAAGGTGGCACTTGAGGCCGATCGCATTCGCACGATCGCTCGATCGGTGGCTGCTGTTGATGTCTTGGTGGCTTTAGCGGAGGTGGCAATTTATCAGGGGTATTGCTGTCCCCAAATGGTAGAAGGACGGGAATTAACGATCGTGGGGGGACGCCATCCCGTGGTGGAGCAATCCTTACCGGCGGGCTTCTTCGTACCCAATTCTACAGCGCTAGGCTGTGATGAAGTTGAGGTTAAAAAAAGGACCGAATCACGACCGGATTTAATTATTTTGACAGGACCCAATGCTAGTGGCAAAAGTTGCTATCTCCGGCAAGTGGGGTTAATTCAAATCATGGCACAAATGGGTAGTTTTATTCCCGCAAAATCAGCGACACTGGGCATTTGCGATCGTATCTTCACCCGCGTTGGCGCTGTGGATGATCTGGCGACGGGTCAATCCACGTTTATGGTGGAAATGAGCGAAACGGCGAATATCCTTAACCACGCGACGCCCAAGTCCCTTGTATTATTGGATGAAATTGGCCGGGGAACGGCTACCTTTGATGGGTTAGCGATCGCTTGGTCGGTGGCGGAATACCTGGCTACTGAGATCCGTGCCCGCACAATTTTCGCAACCCACTACCACGAACTCAATGAGTTAGCCTCGATTTTGAGTAATGTGGCGAATTACCAGGTTACAGTGAAGGAACTGCCGGATCAAATTATCTTTTTACATCAGGTGCAACCCGGTGGGGCCGATCGTTCTTATGGGATTGAAGCGGGACGGCTGGCCGGATTGCCGCCCAGTGTGATCCAGCGGGCAAAACAGGTGATGCAGCAAATCGAAAAGCATAGCAAAATTGCCGTGGGATTGCGCAAGAGTGCGTTGGGTAATGGCAAGGTACAGGAACAATCAACTGCTTTGTCTGTGGATGCCCAACCGATTGAACAATTGGATATGTTTAGGGGTTCCTAG